In a single window of the Portunus trituberculatus isolate SZX2019 unplaced genomic scaffold, ASM1759143v1 PGA_scaffold_203__11_contigs__length_482353, whole genome shotgun sequence genome:
- the LOC123500333 gene encoding histone-lysine N-methyltransferase SMYD3-like, with translation MRETIAGKAFGKMKAETLKPVKRGDVLLTSQPFVYLVSGSLKSLYCDFCMAKKSGKGLRRCSGCRLEHYCGRECQAAAWKIHRLECQRLKRVAPRVPPDTARLMAKVILKLQVLL, from the exons ATGAGAGAAACGATCGCTGGCAAAGCCTTTGGCAAGATGAAG GCTGAGACTCTAAAACCAGTGAAACGTGGGGATGTGCTGCTTACGTCACAGCCTTTCGTGTATTTGGTCAGCGGCTCCCTCAAGTCTCTCTACTGTGACTTCTGTATGGCCAA GAAAAGTGGCAAGGGCCTGCGGCGGTGCTCAGGATGCCGCCTGGAGCACTACTGTGGGAGGGAGTGTCAGGCAGCAGCATGGAAGATTCATCGTTTGGAGTGCCAGCGTCTCAAGAGAGTGGCGCCCAGGGTGCCTCCTGACACAGCACGCCTCATGGCTAAGGTTATCCTAAAACTACAGGTATTATTGTAG